One part of the Dyadobacter sp. 676 genome encodes these proteins:
- a CDS encoding excinuclease ABC subunit UvrA, whose amino-acid sequence MSQQEYIRIRGARENNLKNVSLDIPKRKITIFTGVSGSGKSSIVFDTIGAEAQRQLNETFSMFIRNRLPRISQPEADAIENLSTSIVIDQKRLGGNSRSTMGTITDISAVLRLLFSRLGQPHAGFSNAFSFNDPAGMCPECNGLGKKVELDLDKFLDRTKSLNEGAILFPVFAVGTWYWKAYTFSGMLDNDKKLQDYSDEEMHTLLYGKGTYESNYNGMTFDTKYEGLVDKFNRLYIQKDSSEISEKTVKKVERFLKMGDCPQCKGTRLNEKALACRINGLNIAEMSAMEVSELVKIIREIHDPVSKPMIDTLTERLQHLVDIGLGYLSLDRETGTLSGGESQRIKMVKHLNSSLIDITYIFDEPSIGLHPRDVHRLNELLQKLRDKGNTILVVEHDPDVIRVADYIVDVGPKAGSGGGEIVYSGDYKGLLQAQTLTGKFINRDLKVKPAFRQPTGALKVRNANLHNLKNVSVDIPTGVFTVVTGVAGSGKSSLINGVFLSQHPEAVVIDQSAVGTSIRSNPATYTGIMDDIRKLFGKTNKVSASLFSFNSDGACPECQGLGFIFTDLAFLEPVKTVCETCEGKRFKPEVLEYKVNGKSITDVLDMPVEEALTFFKTRDIIHKLTAMNQVGLNYLTLGQPLSTLSGGECQRIKLAGELHKNGTIYVMDEPTTGLHMSDTGHLLEIIDHLVDQGNSVIVIEHNTEVMKHADWIIDLGPEGGHKGGQILFEGTPADLLKSKESLTAAYLRGVH is encoded by the coding sequence ATGAGCCAACAGGAGTACATCCGCATTCGCGGTGCAAGGGAAAACAATCTCAAAAATGTTTCACTCGACATTCCTAAACGTAAGATTACCATTTTCACCGGCGTTTCCGGTTCAGGCAAATCGTCCATTGTTTTCGACACCATCGGCGCCGAAGCACAACGCCAGCTGAACGAAACTTTCAGCATGTTTATCCGCAACCGGTTGCCACGCATCAGTCAGCCGGAGGCCGATGCCATTGAAAATCTTTCCACTTCCATTGTGATCGACCAGAAACGGCTTGGCGGTAACTCCCGCTCCACGATGGGTACCATCACCGACATATCGGCGGTGTTGCGGTTGCTATTCTCGCGCCTTGGCCAACCACACGCCGGTTTTTCGAATGCGTTCTCTTTCAACGACCCGGCCGGAATGTGCCCCGAATGCAATGGTTTGGGTAAAAAAGTAGAACTCGACCTCGACAAGTTTCTCGACCGTACCAAATCGCTCAACGAAGGGGCGATCCTATTCCCGGTTTTTGCCGTCGGAACCTGGTATTGGAAGGCCTACACCTTTTCCGGTATGCTGGACAATGACAAAAAGCTGCAAGATTATTCCGACGAAGAAATGCACACCCTGCTGTATGGAAAGGGGACATACGAGTCCAATTACAATGGCATGACGTTCGATACGAAGTACGAAGGGTTGGTCGACAAGTTCAACCGGTTGTACATTCAGAAGGACAGCAGCGAGATTTCGGAAAAGACAGTCAAAAAAGTCGAGCGGTTCCTGAAAATGGGCGATTGTCCGCAGTGTAAGGGCACGCGTTTGAACGAAAAGGCGCTTGCATGCCGAATCAATGGGCTGAATATTGCCGAAATGTCGGCGATGGAAGTGTCGGAACTGGTAAAAATTATACGCGAAATCCACGATCCGGTTTCGAAACCGATGATCGACACCCTGACAGAGCGTTTGCAACATCTGGTGGATATCGGTCTGGGTTACCTCAGCCTCGACCGTGAAACGGGCACGTTATCCGGCGGAGAATCGCAGCGGATCAAGATGGTAAAGCACCTCAACAGCAGCCTGATCGATATCACCTACATTTTCGACGAACCCAGTATCGGCCTGCACCCGCGCGACGTCCACCGGTTGAACGAGCTTTTGCAAAAGCTGCGTGACAAGGGAAATACCATTCTCGTCGTCGAACACGACCCGGACGTCATCCGCGTAGCCGATTATATTGTAGACGTCGGGCCAAAAGCCGGAAGCGGCGGTGGCGAGATTGTCTATTCAGGCGATTATAAGGGGCTCCTTCAAGCGCAAACGCTTACCGGCAAGTTCATCAACCGCGATTTAAAGGTAAAACCTGCGTTCCGACAACCCACCGGAGCGTTGAAAGTAAGGAATGCCAATCTGCATAACCTCAAAAATGTATCGGTAGATATTCCTACGGGCGTTTTTACGGTCGTGACGGGCGTAGCCGGCTCGGGCAAAAGCTCGCTGATCAATGGCGTATTTCTCTCGCAGCACCCGGAGGCCGTCGTAATCGACCAGTCGGCGGTAGGTACTTCCATTCGCTCGAACCCAGCGACTTATACCGGCATTATGGACGACATCCGCAAGCTGTTTGGCAAAACCAATAAAGTAAGTGCGTCGCTGTTCAGTTTCAACTCGGACGGCGCTTGCCCGGAATGTCAGGGGTTGGGGTTTATTTTTACAGATCTGGCATTTCTCGAACCCGTCAAAACGGTTTGTGAAACTTGCGAGGGCAAGCGCTTCAAACCGGAGGTACTGGAGTATAAAGTCAATGGCAAATCGATTACCGATGTGCTGGATATGCCGGTAGAAGAAGCGTTGACGTTTTTTAAAACCCGGGACATTATTCACAAGCTGACTGCGATGAACCAGGTGGGGCTCAACTATCTTACGCTCGGCCAGCCGCTAAGCACATTGTCGGGCGGTGAGTGCCAGCGTATTAAACTGGCCGGAGAACTGCATAAAAATGGCACGATTTACGTCATGGACGAGCCTACGACCGGCCTGCACATGTCGGATACCGGCCATTTGCTGGAAATCATCGACCATTTGGTCGACCAGGGCAACTCAGTAATCGTCATCGAGCACAATACCGAAGTGATGAAGCATGCCGACTGGATCATCGACCTGGGGCCGGAAGGCGGGCACAAGGGAGGCCAGATATTGTTCGAAGGAACGCCGGCCGACTTGCTGAAATCGAAGGAATCGCTGACGGCGGCGTATTTGCGGGGTGTTCATTAA
- a CDS encoding SRPBCC domain-containing protein, with the protein MEKIEHINYIKAPVSKVYEALTTQEGLGSVWTTDLAVQNEVGAISDFGFGDDDRVLMQIVELTENKRIEWLCTHSDPEWVGTGVSFELFERKNGVTAIVLKHFSWRELTEFYQWCNYNWAMFLLSLKNYCEKGKGQPYQEREF; encoded by the coding sequence ATGGAAAAGATCGAGCATATCAACTACATTAAGGCTCCCGTTTCCAAAGTATATGAGGCATTAACTACGCAGGAAGGGCTCGGCAGCGTCTGGACTACCGATTTGGCCGTCCAAAACGAGGTCGGTGCCATCAGCGATTTCGGCTTCGGCGACGACGACCGGGTTTTAATGCAAATTGTGGAACTTACCGAAAACAAACGCATTGAATGGCTTTGTACCCATTCCGATCCCGAATGGGTCGGTACCGGCGTGTCATTCGAGCTTTTTGAGCGGAAAAACGGCGTAACGGCCATTGTTTTAAAGCATTTCAGCTGGCGGGAGCTCACTGAATTTTATCAGTGGTGCAACTACAACTGGGCCATGTTCCTGCTTAGTTTGAAGAATTATTGCGAGAAAGGGAAGGGGCAGCCGTATCAGGAGCGGGAGTTCTAG
- a CDS encoding nuclear transport factor 2 family protein has translation MKHLFIFIITLLTLACQPKETNRREPATTNSGNEKLVKQYFEHFNKHDWRQMAAMYSDTAKFKDPSLGEGIVDQTHEQIIRKYGELQQMIPDVRDSVVAIYPSSDKHMIVEFISTGTAPDKSRFALPICTIFTIESGKITGDFTYYDNFSE, from the coding sequence ATGAAACACCTCTTTATTTTCATTATTACGCTACTCACATTGGCCTGCCAACCAAAAGAAACCAACCGCCGGGAGCCGGCAACGACGAATTCCGGAAATGAAAAGCTCGTCAAGCAATACTTCGAACATTTCAATAAGCACGATTGGCGACAAATGGCGGCAATGTATTCCGACACTGCGAAGTTTAAGGACCCGTCGCTTGGCGAGGGCATCGTTGATCAAACACATGAGCAGATCATCAGGAAGTACGGCGAGTTGCAGCAAATGATCCCCGACGTCCGGGACAGCGTCGTTGCCATTTACCCATCGAGCGACAAGCACATGATCGTCGAATTCATTTCAACCGGCACCGCTCCGGACAAATCAAGGTTTGCGCTGCCAATTTGTACCATTTTTACAATCGAAAGCGGCAAGATTACCGGAGATTTCACCTACTACGATAATTTCAGTGAATGA
- a CDS encoding sigma factor-like helix-turn-helix DNA-binding protein → MDQADYRAEIDKEKRLVMWQNVEDCVGEPVDWGESEINTAHLETAVLSLPDGFRTIFVLAEIEGYTHREIAVMLNISEGTSKSQLFHAKRKLRGDARLQLTSTIMEKNHNNLQNAIRRFPSYEPEDEVWDAILTELQAAPLRQALSRMPEYGPDDKLWELIERKNVRKGRVKWWYAAAAALLLTGLAWFMWPRQAPRIAYSQEVVDQRLQVEGTLKTDQQYQVLKAYCETETLVCNSPQYKTLQEEYVRLSSASGQLQQAIGSFNTEPELLRQYNDIERQKADILNAMAKMI, encoded by the coding sequence GTGGATCAAGCAGATTATCGTGCGGAAATCGACAAAGAAAAAAGACTGGTGATGTGGCAAAATGTGGAGGACTGCGTCGGCGAGCCTGTCGACTGGGGCGAATCGGAAATCAATACGGCACACCTGGAAACGGCGGTGCTATCGTTGCCTGACGGTTTCAGGACGATTTTTGTGCTCGCGGAAATTGAAGGTTACACCCACCGCGAAATCGCCGTCATGCTGAATATATCGGAAGGAACTTCGAAATCGCAATTGTTTCACGCCAAAAGAAAACTCCGGGGGGATGCTCGCCTCCAATTGACATCGACAATCATGGAAAAGAACCATAATAACCTGCAAAACGCGATTCGTCGCTTCCCGTCGTACGAGCCGGAAGACGAGGTTTGGGACGCGATCCTGACGGAACTGCAAGCCGCTCCGCTACGGCAGGCCCTCTCCCGGATGCCCGAGTACGGACCGGACGATAAACTCTGGGAGCTGATTGAACGGAAAAATGTACGGAAAGGGCGTGTTAAATGGTGGTATGCCGCAGCCGCGGCCCTGCTCCTGACTGGCCTGGCCTGGTTTATGTGGCCCCGGCAAGCACCCCGCATCGCCTACTCGCAGGAGGTGGTCGACCAGCGCCTGCAGGTGGAAGGCACGCTCAAGACCGATCAGCAGTACCAGGTATTGAAAGCCTATTGCGAAACCGAAACATTGGTTTGCAACAGCCCGCAGTACAAGACATTACAGGAAGAATATGTACGACTCAGCTCGGCCTCCGGGCAATTGCAGCAAGCCATCGGCAGTTTCAATACTGAACCGGAGCTGCTCAGGCAATACAACGATATTGAACGACAAAAAGCGGACATTCTGAACGCAATGGCCAAAATGATTTAA
- a CDS encoding RNA polymerase sigma factor yields the protein MTSEADLISGCLLNDRIAQRQLYDRYKKAMYTLAYRITGDFDDANDVLQDSFLEVFKHLKQFRGESTLGAWIKQIIVRKSTKKKDW from the coding sequence ATGACTTCGGAAGCCGATTTGATTTCTGGTTGCCTTTTAAACGACCGCATTGCCCAGCGGCAGCTGTACGACCGCTACAAAAAAGCGATGTATACCCTCGCCTATCGCATTACCGGTGATTTTGACGATGCCAACGACGTTTTGCAGGATTCTTTCCTCGAAGTTTTCAAGCACCTGAAGCAATTCCGCGGGGAGTCGACGCTCGGGGCGTGGATCAAGCAGATTATCGTGCGGAAATCGACAAAGAAAAAAGACTGGTGA
- a CDS encoding glycosyltransferase family 39 protein: MAIDITKYPVTILIVVFTVIRLLVANLIDLGNDEVYYFTYAVLPEWNHFDHPPLVGIFIRLFTFNLNCNSEVFVRMPGIVGAAVNTWLIARCGQLVKNKNTGSIAAVLYNSSVYASIISGVFILPDSVQLTSWLAALHSMLRCIKATSPKYINRHLLLIGLWIGLATMSKVHGVFLWFGFLGFICFEHPGLLKSPYLYVSLAVTAVLASPILFWNIGNDFITWRFHSERVTVTGEGINLKSFLRTTIGQILYANPFQIILFILMGRELVRKKVFADAASVVLLLWCGLPIIIATILVSLFRDTLPHWSGPGFIGLMLVGAAWTDAQLSSSGRTVPRKLLAGSAGLILFVFTAGPVLVRCYPGTMSRKSFPHTGAGDATLDITGWEQLLPAFEKLRNDDIASGRMAREAPMVVHKWFPGSHMYYYVVYPLGMRTVGMGQLEDLHHFAWLNALYGQIAPGSDAWYITPSNNFTDPAEQYAGRFERFEKAATITQRRNGRVARYWFVYRLRNATGVGYK; the protein is encoded by the coding sequence ATGGCGATAGACATTACGAAATATCCCGTCACAATCCTGATCGTCGTTTTTACGGTCATCCGCCTCCTCGTCGCCAACCTCATCGATCTCGGCAACGACGAGGTTTACTACTTCACTTACGCCGTCCTGCCCGAATGGAACCATTTCGACCACCCGCCGCTGGTGGGCATTTTCATCCGCCTTTTCACCTTCAACCTGAATTGCAATTCCGAAGTTTTCGTGCGAATGCCTGGCATTGTCGGGGCCGCCGTCAACACCTGGCTCATCGCGCGCTGCGGACAACTTGTCAAAAACAAAAATACCGGCTCGATTGCCGCGGTGCTTTACAACTCCTCGGTGTACGCAAGCATTATTTCAGGGGTCTTTATCCTCCCGGATTCGGTACAGCTCACATCCTGGCTGGCCGCATTGCATTCGATGCTTCGTTGCATCAAGGCCACCAGCCCGAAATACATTAACCGCCATCTGCTGCTCATCGGACTGTGGATCGGATTGGCGACCATGAGCAAAGTGCACGGTGTGTTTCTCTGGTTCGGGTTCCTGGGCTTTATTTGCTTCGAACATCCCGGATTGCTGAAAAGCCCGTATTTATATGTGTCGCTTGCCGTAACCGCCGTGCTGGCTTCCCCGATCCTGTTCTGGAACATCGGCAACGACTTCATTACCTGGCGTTTCCATAGCGAGCGCGTGACGGTAACCGGCGAAGGCATTAACCTGAAATCTTTTTTGCGGACAACCATCGGGCAAATCCTCTACGCCAACCCGTTCCAGATCATACTATTCATATTAATGGGAAGGGAACTGGTGCGGAAAAAAGTATTCGCCGATGCGGCCTCCGTCGTATTGCTACTGTGGTGCGGCCTGCCGATTATTATCGCCACGATACTGGTGTCGCTGTTCCGCGATACCCTGCCGCATTGGAGTGGGCCGGGCTTCATCGGGCTGATGCTTGTCGGTGCCGCCTGGACCGATGCACAGCTTTCTTCCTCCGGCCGTACCGTCCCCCGAAAGTTGCTGGCCGGCTCGGCAGGGCTGATCCTGTTCGTATTCACGGCGGGTCCGGTGCTCGTCCGTTGTTACCCGGGCACGATGAGCCGGAAGTCGTTTCCCCACACCGGCGCAGGCGACGCCACACTGGACATTACAGGTTGGGAGCAGCTGTTACCGGCCTTTGAAAAATTACGCAACGACGATATCGCCAGCGGCAGGATGGCCCGCGAGGCTCCTATGGTCGTCCATAAATGGTTTCCCGGCTCGCACATGTATTATTATGTCGTGTACCCGCTCGGAATGCGCACGGTGGGTATGGGCCAATTGGAAGATCTTCATCATTTTGCATGGCTCAATGCGCTTTACGGGCAGATAGCGCCCGGCTCGGATGCCTGGTACATAACGCCATCCAACAACTTTACCGATCCGGCAGAGCAATATGCAGGCCGGTTCGAGCGCTTCGAAAAAGCCGCGACGATTACACAGCGGCGCAACGGCCGGGTGGCCCGGTATTGGTTTGTTTACAGGCTAAGGAATGCAACCGGCGTGGGGTACAAATAA
- a CDS encoding SusC/RagA family TonB-linked outer membrane protein, whose product MKKMITLFERTGPGGCRSAFFMLCLGVTAILPAGAYTATAAKRGNVPQKWVTYKALRSETNMAAGSEITVSGKVTDGAGKEGLVGVNILIKGASRGTVTDATGSYVLRVDHERDTLVFSFLGFLSQEIAVGNRTVIDIALNADQRQLNEVVVTALGIKKEKKAVGYAVSEVKGATMVKAREPNAISSLTGKVAGLTIAQSPDLLSSPQVSLRGRDRVLYVVDGVPVNTDSWNLSPDDIETYSVLKGASAAALYGNRGQNGAIIITTKKGSGAKKGFTVDFNSSTQLQTGFNAIPKYQTEYGPGSDYEYAFKDGRGGGINDNDYNIWGPRFEGQLITQYNSPKDPATGELVPIPWLARGKDNLKNFLRNGLLSTNNLAISSRNDFGDFRLSVSQMFQRGQMPNTRLGGTNVNISGGINAGKKVRFDASINYNRQYSPNYPTLDYGPASPIYIFTVWGGVDYDVKDLRNYWQPGKEDAQQYNREYTIYDNPWMTAYEALKTYYKNDVYGFVQMNYKIGDKLSFNARTSVSTWNRNRSTRAPISSNLYNFGFPNQAGGYSETYDTFWENNTEASLKYQDRLTDDFGLNASLYGNLRSVKLTSLTGTTSKGLIVPGVYDLSNSVQPATSSNDFAKRWVGSVYGFVDMDYKDFLFLSLTGRVDRSSTMPKKNNTYFYPSASLSAVLSEVIDLPGAISFAKLRGAYANVASDFVDENYQYDIYKLLPTYTSSTRWNNSYTGVSYTGTLYSDDLLAARVKTLELGLEMRFLHNRLGFDAAVFRNVEGPGIVSVPASVTSGVSGVQRNAFTYVRKGIELSLDGTAVKNENFGWNVSANWSANHKWLDRIDGVQQRDGNIHVGERADAYYIKDFQRDETGGIIVGSNGMPAYNPYNSRIGYYDNNFTAGISNTFTHKSFTLSFQVDGRFGGKVNNYMYTKQFGSGTAPESANGYRLKDWQNRDNPDYKGSVMTTGKRIVKGQLNTDQDGNVISDTREFAPNDVPVLWQAWATNYYQSGYIAAKNRTYVKLREVVLTYNFPAKLLAKTRFANAASISLVGRNLLYFTGKYTRNIDLDQFTGTTTSFQTPSVKSFGANLNVTF is encoded by the coding sequence ATGAAAAAAATGATTACGTTATTTGAGCGGACGGGCCCTGGCGGGTGCCGGTCGGCTTTTTTCATGCTCTGCCTGGGAGTTACGGCAATACTGCCGGCTGGCGCCTACACGGCCACCGCTGCCAAACGCGGCAACGTGCCGCAAAAGTGGGTTACGTATAAAGCACTGCGTTCGGAAACCAATATGGCTGCGGGCAGTGAAATCACGGTAAGCGGTAAAGTGACCGACGGCGCCGGAAAAGAAGGGCTTGTAGGCGTCAACATCCTCATTAAAGGGGCCTCGCGCGGCACAGTGACCGATGCGACAGGCAGTTACGTGCTCCGTGTCGATCATGAACGCGATACCTTGGTGTTCTCGTTCCTGGGTTTTCTGTCGCAGGAAATAGCAGTGGGAAACAGAACGGTCATCGACATCGCGCTGAATGCCGACCAGCGGCAGCTCAACGAGGTGGTAGTGACGGCTTTGGGTATTAAAAAGGAGAAAAAGGCGGTTGGTTATGCGGTCTCGGAAGTGAAAGGCGCTACGATGGTGAAGGCCAGGGAGCCGAATGCGATCAGCTCGCTTACCGGCAAGGTGGCCGGTCTAACGATTGCACAGAGCCCCGACTTGCTTTCGAGCCCGCAGGTATCATTGCGCGGCCGCGACAGGGTTTTGTATGTAGTCGACGGCGTGCCCGTTAATACCGATTCCTGGAACCTTAGCCCCGACGACATCGAAACTTACTCGGTACTCAAAGGAGCTAGTGCGGCGGCTTTGTACGGCAACCGCGGACAAAACGGCGCGATTATCATCACCACAAAAAAGGGGAGCGGCGCGAAAAAAGGCTTTACGGTCGATTTCAATTCAAGCACCCAGTTGCAGACGGGCTTCAACGCCATTCCGAAATACCAGACGGAATATGGCCCTGGCAGCGATTACGAATATGCTTTTAAGGACGGTCGCGGCGGTGGTATCAACGACAACGACTACAATATATGGGGCCCGCGGTTCGAGGGGCAGCTAATCACGCAGTACAACAGTCCGAAAGACCCAGCCACGGGCGAGCTGGTTCCCATTCCGTGGCTGGCGAGGGGGAAGGATAACCTCAAAAACTTCCTGCGCAACGGCTTGCTGAGCACCAATAACCTTGCGATTTCAAGCAGGAACGACTTCGGTGACTTCCGTCTCTCGGTCTCACAAATGTTCCAGCGCGGGCAGATGCCCAACACCAGGCTGGGCGGCACGAACGTAAATATTTCCGGTGGTATCAACGCGGGCAAAAAAGTACGTTTCGATGCGAGCATCAATTATAACCGCCAGTATTCGCCCAACTACCCGACGCTGGACTACGGCCCCGCCAGCCCGATTTATATTTTTACCGTATGGGGCGGGGTGGATTACGACGTGAAAGACCTGCGCAACTACTGGCAACCGGGCAAGGAGGACGCCCAGCAGTACAACCGCGAATACACCATTTATGATAACCCGTGGATGACCGCCTACGAGGCACTGAAAACTTACTATAAAAACGATGTGTACGGTTTTGTCCAGATGAATTACAAGATCGGCGACAAGCTGTCCTTCAATGCCCGTACCAGCGTGAGCACCTGGAACCGTAACCGCAGCACACGTGCCCCTATTTCGTCCAACTTGTACAACTTCGGCTTTCCCAACCAGGCTGGCGGGTATTCGGAAACTTATGACACGTTCTGGGAGAACAATACAGAGGCTTCTTTGAAATACCAGGACCGCCTTACGGATGATTTCGGTCTGAATGCGTCGCTCTACGGAAACCTCCGGTCCGTGAAATTGACATCGCTGACGGGTACCACTTCAAAAGGCCTTATTGTGCCGGGCGTTTACGATCTTTCGAATTCCGTCCAACCGGCAACGTCGTCCAATGACTTTGCCAAACGCTGGGTAGGAAGTGTTTACGGGTTCGTGGATATGGACTACAAAGATTTTCTCTTCCTGAGCCTGACCGGCCGTGTCGACCGGTCGAGCACGATGCCGAAGAAGAATAACACCTATTTCTATCCGTCGGCGTCGTTAAGCGCGGTGCTGTCGGAGGTGATCGATCTGCCCGGGGCCATTTCGTTCGCCAAACTGCGCGGGGCATATGCGAATGTGGCGAGCGACTTCGTGGACGAAAACTACCAGTATGATATTTATAAATTATTGCCAACCTACACGAGTTCAACACGTTGGAACAACTCATACACGGGCGTAAGCTATACGGGAACGCTTTACAGCGACGATTTGCTCGCAGCCCGCGTGAAAACGCTTGAATTGGGTCTGGAAATGCGTTTTCTGCATAACCGGCTGGGATTCGACGCGGCAGTATTCCGGAATGTCGAAGGGCCTGGCATTGTGAGCGTACCCGCCTCTGTCACCTCGGGTGTTTCGGGGGTGCAGCGCAACGCGTTCACTTATGTAAGAAAGGGTATCGAACTGAGCCTCGACGGAACGGCGGTGAAAAACGAAAACTTTGGCTGGAATGTCTCTGCCAACTGGTCGGCTAACCACAAATGGCTCGACAGGATCGACGGCGTACAACAGCGCGACGGCAATATCCACGTCGGCGAACGCGCGGATGCCTATTATATCAAGGATTTCCAGCGTGACGAAACCGGCGGGATCATCGTAGGCTCGAACGGCATGCCCGCCTACAATCCTTACAACTCGCGGATCGGCTATTACGACAACAACTTTACGGCTGGTATCAGTAACACATTCACGCACAAGTCGTTCACGCTGAGTTTTCAGGTGGATGGACGGTTTGGTGGAAAGGTTAATAACTATATGTATACCAAGCAGTTCGGTAGCGGAACGGCGCCTGAATCGGCGAATGGATACCGCCTGAAAGACTGGCAAAACCGTGACAATCCCGACTACAAGGGCTCGGTGATGACCACGGGCAAACGGATTGTAAAAGGACAGCTGAATACCGATCAGGACGGCAATGTGATCTCGGATACACGGGAGTTTGCGCCAAACGACGTGCCGGTATTGTGGCAGGCGTGGGCTACGAACTATTACCAGTCGGGCTACATCGCCGCCAAGAACCGCACCTATGTAAAGCTCCGCGAAGTGGTCCTGACCTACAACTTCCCTGCGAAGCTGCTTGCCAAAACGCGTTTCGCCAATGCAGCCAGCATTTCGCTCGTGGGGCGCAACCTGCTTTATTTCACGGGAAAATACACCAGAAACATCGATCTCGACCAGTTCACCGGCACGACTACCAGCTTCCAGACGCCCTCCGTCAAGAGCTTCGGTGCTAACCTGAATGTGACCTTTTAA
- a CDS encoding SusD/RagB family nutrient-binding outer membrane lipoprotein, translating into MKKIKYILLSLGLGLGSCQEIDSLQKDPGAITNPSADLILTGILANAWDAPWSADHRHNQFMTQNEAYYDGQAYGWTTGSYDVFYTSLRNVARMETVATQAGDVGAHYLTLAKFFKAYFYSRATEMFGDVPMSEAIRGVSEGNFKPKYDSQKDIYVQVLKWLEEANAEMPALIARKPAISGDYLYEGDLVKWRKLINSYRLRVLISLSKRADDTPELNVKQQFAAIVNDPAKYPLITTNADNFRVVYNTVNTYPLWPSNGVVVKNDKRNTLGATFADIARATRDPRLLVVALPADALKGNQDQYQRYGGGKTGDLQSTLLEQAGKGLLSMINFDFWEASAAGVPAVQLGAHEVHFSIAEAINRGWVTGNAADYYAKGITESMKFYNIAQQEIDKFIAANPYPGNTEKGLQKILEQKYMAFFENSGRQAYYNFRRTGIPVFDIGQSNANNNQIPIRWAYPTSEYTTNEANLKASLKTQFNGADTQNSVMWLIR; encoded by the coding sequence ATGAAAAAAATCAAATACATCCTATTGTCGCTGGGGCTGGGCCTGGGTAGCTGCCAGGAAATCGACAGTTTGCAAAAGGACCCCGGGGCGATCACGAACCCGTCGGCGGACCTGATCCTCACGGGCATTCTGGCTAACGCCTGGGACGCCCCGTGGAGTGCCGATCACCGCCATAACCAGTTTATGACACAAAACGAGGCCTATTACGACGGCCAGGCTTATGGATGGACCACCGGTTCCTACGACGTTTTCTATACCTCGCTCCGGAATGTGGCGCGCATGGAAACGGTGGCAACCCAAGCCGGCGATGTGGGTGCGCATTACCTCACGCTCGCGAAGTTTTTCAAAGCCTACTTTTATAGCCGCGCTACCGAAATGTTCGGCGATGTGCCGATGTCGGAAGCGATCAGGGGCGTGAGTGAGGGAAACTTCAAGCCCAAATACGACAGCCAGAAGGACATTTATGTTCAGGTGTTGAAATGGCTGGAAGAGGCGAATGCCGAAATGCCGGCGCTGATTGCCCGAAAGCCGGCGATTTCCGGTGATTACCTCTATGAAGGCGACCTTGTAAAATGGCGGAAACTGATCAATTCGTATCGTTTGCGCGTGCTTATCAGCCTCAGCAAACGTGCCGACGACACCCCGGAGCTGAACGTGAAACAACAGTTTGCGGCTATCGTGAATGATCCGGCCAAATACCCCCTCATTACCACGAATGCGGATAATTTTCGGGTGGTTTACAATACCGTTAACACCTATCCGCTATGGCCGAGCAACGGGGTAGTGGTGAAAAACGACAAACGTAATACGCTGGGCGCCACCTTTGCGGATATCGCCAGGGCGACCCGGGACCCGCGCCTGCTGGTAGTTGCGCTGCCTGCCGATGCATTGAAAGGCAATCAGGACCAGTACCAGCGCTATGGCGGCGGCAAAACCGGTGACCTGCAATCGACTTTGCTCGAACAAGCGGGAAAAGGGTTGCTTTCGATGATCAATTTCGATTTCTGGGAGGCTTCGGCCGCCGGTGTGCCGGCGGTTCAGCTTGGTGCACACGAGGTGCATTTCAGCATCGCCGAGGCTATCAACCGCGGTTGGGTCACAGGCAATGCAGCCGATTACTATGCTAAGGGCATTACCGAATCGATGAAATTTTACAATATTGCACAGCAGGAAATCGACAAGTTCATCGCCGCGAACCCTTATCCCGGAAATACGGAAAAAGGCTTGCAAAAGATACTTGAACAGAAATACATGGCATTCTTTGAGAATTCGGGCCGGCAGGCGTATTACAATTTCCGTCGCACGGGGATCCCGGTATTCGATATTGGCCAGTCCAACGCGAACAATAATCAGATTCCGATCCGCTGGGCTTATCCGACTTCGGAATACACCACCAACGAGGCAAATCTGAAAGCCTCGCTGAAAACGCAATTCAACGGGGCCGACACGCAAAACAGCGTGATGTGGCTCATCCGATAA